In a single window of the Cydia strobilella chromosome 13, ilCydStro3.1, whole genome shotgun sequence genome:
- the LOC134746820 gene encoding uncharacterized protein LOC134746820 encodes MNTSACNCDEGLLVGIGNPLLDISASVDDGLLAKYDMKPDDAIMAEEKHMPLYKELMEKYKAEFIAGGSVQNTLRVAQWILKKPGICTYFGCVGNDEYARILETRAVADGVIVKYQVTDEAPTGTCAVLVTGTHRSLCANLAAAQKFTPVHLAKEECQVVIKKAKYFYTSGFFVAVSPESILQLAERAHSGKHAFIMNLSAPFVSQFYKEPLEKILPYVDVLFGNESEAEAFATAFGINEKDLQAIALKISTMPKLNPSRPRVVVITQGCEPVILVENGKVTLVPVNKLSRDQIIDTNGAGDAFAGGFLSQMVIEKDYTTCVKCGVYAATHVIQQSGCTLSGVSDFKSS; translated from the exons ATGAATACAAG CGCATGCAACTGTGATGAGGGTCTGCTGGTGGGCATCGGGAACCCTTTGCTGGATATTTCAGCTTCTGTGGATGATGGCCTGCTTGCCAAGTACGACATGAAGCCAGATGATGCCATCATGGCGGAGGAAAAACACATGCCACTGTACAAGGAGCTTATGGAAAA ATACAAAGCAGAGTTCATAGCAGGCGGCAGTGTCCAGAATACCCTCCGCGTCGCCCAGTGGATCCTCAAGAAGCCCGGTATTTGCACTTACTTTGGCTGCGTCGGGAATGACGAGTATGCTAGGATACTCGAGACAAGAGctgt CGCAGATGGCGTGATCGTAAAGTACCAAGTAACCGATGAAGCACCCACAGGCACGTGCGCAGTGCTCGTCACGGGCACGCATCGCTCGCTCTGCGCGAACTTGGCCGCTGCGCAGAAGTTCACTCCCGTGCACCTCGCCAAGGAGGAATGCCAAGTGGTCATTAAGAAGGCGAAGTACTTTTATACATCA GGTTTCTTCGTAGCAGTATCCCCCGAATCTATTCTACAACTAGCGGAGCGCGCGCACTCTGGCAAGCACGCGTTCATCATGAACCTGAGTGCGCCGTTCGTCTCACAGTTCTATAAGGAGCCGCTGGAGAAGATCCTGCCTTATGTTGACGTGCTCTTTGGCAATGAGAGC GAAGCCGAAGCCTTCGCGACAGCGTTCGGCATCAACGAAAAGGACCTCCAAGCGATCGCGCTCAAAATATCAACCATGCCCAAACTCAACCCCTCCCGACCTCGCGTCGTAGTCATCACGCAGGGTTGCGAGCCCGTCATACTCGTCGAAAACGGTAAAGTTACCTTAGTACCTGTCAACAAACTGTCAAGGGATCAAATCATAGACACGAACGGGGCCGGTGATGCTTTTGCGGGCGGGTTTTTAAGCCAAATGGTCATAGAGAAGGATTACACGACTTGTGTTAAGTGTGGTGTGTACGCGGCTACGCATGTGATACAGCAGTCCGGATGCACGTTGAGCGGCGTAAGCGACTTTAAATCTAGCTAG
- the LOC134746755 gene encoding tyrosine-protein phosphatase non-receptor type 13-like, whose amino-acid sequence MLRSCDEDSGRSSCSAASIGLSPIIDSREKAHSIDTKSRYSKTHEASTNTDLKVSNRPRSYVDLINSPDEREPFPSCRVSKHNRNSIFQLFDNTRMGGLSNAHSTLEIGKSPLEQPNISNNAVSLSSIAADKGIRKQPTNFRRGKPVQRAASRLYKAEGVTKGKDGCVGPEFIVRASQPGKHMDLTVSAISEKRVITVVLLNGQKVEILCDPNVVTAGQLFEALVHSEKYEHNFMLGIAILIGGDFVFLPDDYKIKKIAPETWHKTGNKKKFVEEEIALTVFLRIKFFLPTNIARNIQGGEWRHRVYLQLRRATVEGQLTYVMQNLIVLAGYALHIEFGEFSYREHGSADYFLLEHYLPETAITDDMADVKLKMKRAHESRRGLDRNKAIINFITLAQTFRDYGAHFYSAIWATRDGFCRDVWLSIGPRGVTLYSRSNHISDEPGTINRIVLQSLPWHHIHTFYYNKKSLYIMPNSHSGLSKIGVKYKLKMTDNKSYFTFWLASLHHRLYLKLYAKEDFINYLSDELSCPLNKDGTPKKAECSNYEDSYNLAVRNQLRTRRPVKRRFRVDMFGEKKSQDKGNAKPNTEELLRRILSPQPSEENLTNCSNQGNTSNDGFSSSESSLPRRRGVKMGTRVFNGMKSVVDKPNRRPESCVKADCDLTTTQSDSDDLELRQHCNVNSMKLLPERQYHQKLTHTATAYVLESPKVYPDAFNYNAVSNDSCMNTSLFEKLDNMECVQGERIFVTASLERDQMNALGLQVAEGSDGNVYIKSITTGGPADLCRKLLPGDQIISVNGQTLLNVKYDKALSMLQSAPKVVELIVLQNLKKNSTMESKFDNTGMPEKPRVGKEVASSTVALDGDITDDELLNEEALKTIYALIKLTKEKVISRMQDKASRQNTPIKSNLQKCFSEIKVYEESDIGNYSSQESTPQKKGTKFNTWRGQIPNVKPKRRPLSMSIPADVNLDLDNHMKNSLQSIQSSVDSLDKSVKSSSSKNVALPRNYGLGRRWLGPVRYPVTPCKNNPTETAIADDNVVKRHFIYGAGDTDEDQIFL is encoded by the coding sequence ATGCTTCGAAGCTGCGACGAAGACTCAGGCCGTAGCTCCTGTTCAGCCGCTTCCATAGGTCTAAGCCCAATTATAGACAGCCGAGAAAAAGCACATTCCATAGATACTAAGTCTAGATATTCTAAAACCCATGAAGCAAGTACAAATACTGATTTAAAAGTTAGTAACCGTCCACGTAGCTATGTCGATCTCATCAATTCCCCCGACGAAAGGGAACCCTTTCCAAGCTGCAGAGTATCCAAGCACAATAGAAATTCAATCTTCCAATTATTTGACAATACGAGAATGGGTGGTCTGTCAAATGCTCATTCCACTTTAGAAATAGGAAAAAGCCCATTAGAACAACCAAATATCTCTAATAATGCAGTATCTTTATCTTCTATTGCTGCGGACAAAGGTATCAGAAAACAGCCAACAAATTTTAGGAGAGGAAAACCCGTTCAAAGAGCTGCTTCAAGATTATACAAAGCAGAAGGAGTCACTAAAGGGAAAGATGGATGTGTGGGCCCGGAGTTCATTGTTCGGGCCTCTCAGCCTGGCAAACATATGGATTTGACTGTCTCAGCAATCTCGGAGAAGCGGGTCATAACTGTGGTTCTCCTTAACGGGCAAAAGGTGGAGATCCTTTGTGATCCAAATGTGGTAACAGCTGGACAACTTTTTGAAGCACTAGTTCACAGCGAGAAGTATGAGCACAATTTCATGCTGGGCATTGCCATCCTGATTGGTGGCGACTTTGTCTTCCTACCAgatgattataaaataaagaaaattgctCCTGAAACCTGGCATAAGACTGGTAACAAGAAGAAGTTTGTTGAAGAAGAAATTGCTTTAACAGTGTTCTTGAGGATAAAGTTCTTCTTACCCACAAATATAGCTAGGAACATCCAAGGCGGGGAATGGAGACACAGAGTATATTTACAACTCAGAAGAGCAACTGTGGAGGGGCAATTAACATATGTGATGCAGAATCTCATAGTATTAGCAGGGTATGCCTTACACATAGAGTTTGGAGAGTTCTCATATCGAGAACATGGCTCGGCTGATTACTTTTTACTTGAACATTATCTTCCAGAAACTGCCATTACTGATGACATGGCAGATGTCAAGTTAAAGATGAAAAGGGCGCATGAATCTCGACGAGGATTGGATAGAAATAAAGCGATAATAAACTTCATTACACTGGCACAGACATTTAGGGACTATGGAGCGCATTTTTACTCAGCTATATGGGCGACTAGAGATGGATTCTGTCGCGATGTGTGGCTCTCTATTGGACCAAGAGGAGTGACGCTTTACTCCAGAAGCAACCACATATCTGATGAACCAGGAACGATCAACCGCATAGTCCTACAAAGCCTGCCGTGGCATCATATACACACATTCTATTACAACAAAAAGAGCCTATACATAATGCCTAACTCGCACTCAGGCCTATCCAAAATCGGCGTTAAATACAAGCTAAAAATGACCGACAATAAAAGTTACTTCACGTTCTGGCTAGCATCATTGCATCACAGGTTATATTTAAAGTTGTATGCAAAAGAggacttcattaattatttatcggACGAACTGAGCTGCCCTTTGAATAAGGATGGCACGCCCAAGAAAGCCGAATGCAGTAATTACGAAGACAGTTATAACTTGGCTGTAAGAAACCAATTGAGAACTAGGAGACCCGTTAAACGGAGATTTAGAGTAGATATGTTTGGAGAAAAGAAGTCTCAGGATAAGGGAAACGCGAAACCTAACACAGAAGAATTGTTAAGAAGGATACTTTCTCCGCAACCTAGCGAAGAAAATTTGACGAATTGCTCCAACCAGGGAAACACGTCCAATGACGGATTCTCCTCATCCGAAAGCAGCTTGCCACGAAGACGTGGAGTCAAAATGGGCACGCGAGTATTCAATGGAATGAAATCCGTTGTAGACAAACCAAATCGCAGACCTGAAAGTTGCGTTAAAGCAGATTGCGATTTAACGACGACACAGAGTGACTCAGATGACTTAGAACTTAGGCAACATTGCAATGTGAATAGTATGAAGCTGTTGCCAGAAAGACAATACCATCAAAAACTGACGCATACTGCAACAGCTTACGTACTTGAATCCCCTAAGGTCTATCCCGATGCATTTAACTACAATGCAGTTAGTAATGATTCTTGCATGAACACTTCTCTATTCGAAAAGTTAGATAATATGGAATGTGTTCAAGGAGAGAGAATATTTGTAACAGCTTCTTTAGAAAGGGATCAAATGAACGCTTTGGGATTGCAAGTGGCTGAAGGCTCTGATGGTAATGTTTACATTAAATCTATCACTACTGGTGGCCCAGCTGATTTATGTAGAAAACTTCTACCAGGGGACCAAATTATATCAGTTAACGGACAAACTTTACTCAACGTAAAGTACGACAAAGCATTATCAATGCTACAATCGGCACCGAAAGTTGTTGAATTAATTGTTCTACAAAATTTGAAGAAGAATTCTACAATGGAGTCAAAGTTTGATAATACGGGCATGCCGGAAAAACCAAGAGTAGGTAAAGAAGTTGCCAGTAGCACGGTTGCTCTGGATGGAGACATAACAGACGATGAATTACTTAACGAAGAAGCTTTAAAGACAATTTATGCTTTAATAAAACTAACGAAAGAGAAAGTAATAAGTCGAATGCAGGACAAGGCGAGCCGGCAAAACACTCCCATTAAAAGTAACCTGCAAAAATGTTTCTCTGAGATAAAAGTGTACGAAGAATCTGACATAGGAAATTACTCTTCCCAAGAAAGTACTCCCCAGAAAAAAGGCACGAAGTTTAACACTTGGAGAGGTCAAATACCCAATGTTAAACCAAAACGAAGACCGCTAAGCATGAGTATACCTGCTGATGTAAATTTAGACTTAGATAACCATATGAAAAACTCATTACAATCCATCCAGTCATCTGTAGACAGTTTAGATAAGTCTGTGAAAAGTTCTTCCTCGAAAAACGTAGCGTTGCCAAGAAACTATGGCCTTGGGAGGAGATGGCTGGGCCCAGTCCGGTACCCAGTCACTCCTTGTAAGAACAACCCCACCGAGACTGCAATAGCGGACGATAATGTAGTTAAAAGACATTTTATATACGGTGCTGGAGATACAGATGAGGATcagatatttttataa
- the LOC134746754 gene encoding heat shock protein 60A-like: MLRLPRVVRHSISLNKCHQNARFYAKDVRFGADVRALMLQGVDVLADAVAVTMGPKGRNVILEQSWGSPKITKDGVTVAKGVELKDKFQNIGAKLVQNVANNTNEEAGDGTTTATVLARAIAKEGFEKISKGANPIEIRRGVMLAVDAVKDKLKSMSKPVTTPEEIAQVATISANGDTAIGQLISDAMKRVGKDGVITVKDGKTLTDELEVIEGMKFDRGYISPYFINSSKGAKVEFQDALVLFSEKKVSNVQTIIPALELANQQRKPLVIIAEDVDGEALSTLVVNRLKIGLQVAAVKAPGFGDNRKATLSDMAIAAGGVVFGDDANLIKLEDVQLSDLGQVGEVTITKDDTLLLKGKGKKSDIDRRAEQIRDQIADTTSEYEKEKLQERLARLASGVAVLHVGGSSEVEVNEKKDRVTDALNATRAAVEEGIVPGGGSALLRCIPTLDSLKTANSDQATGVEIIKKALRMPCMTIASNAGIDGSVVVAKVEDLGPEFGYDALNNEYVNMIEKGIIDPTKVVRTALTDASGVASLLTTAEAVICDMPSEKEPNPMAGMGGMGGMGGMGGMM, encoded by the coding sequence ATGTTGCGATTACCTCGAGTTGTTCGCCATTCCATCTCTTTAAACAAATGTCACCAAAACGCCAGATTTTATGCCAAAGATGTGAGATTCGGTGCTGATGTAAGAGCCCTCATGCTGCAAGGTGTGGATGTCCTAGCCGACGCGGTAGCAGTCACAATGGGCCCGAAAGGCCGAAACGTCATTTTGGAACAATCTTGGGGCTCTCCGAAAATAACCAAAGACGGCGTGACAGTTGCTAAGGGAGTAGAACTGAAAGACAAATTCCAGAACATCGGCGCAAAACTGGTGCAGAACGTGGCCAATAACACCAACGAGGAGGCCGGCGATGGTACTACGACCGCCACAGTGCTCGCGCGAGCGATCGCGAAGGAGGGCTTCGAGAAAATCTCAAAGGGTGCGAATCCTATTGAGATCAGGCGTGGCGTGATGCTGGCGGTCGACGCGGTGAAAGACAAGCTGAAGTCGATGTCGAAACCGGTGACGACTCCCGAGGAGATCGCGCAGGTCGCGACCATCTCCGCCAACGGCGACACCGCCATCGGCCAGCTCATCTCCGACGCCATGAAGCGAGTCGGCAAGGATGGTGTCATCACCGTAAAGGACGGCAAGACCCTCACCGATGAACTCGAAGTCATTGAAGGTATGAAATTCGACAGAGGATACATTTCACCATATTTCATCAACTCCTCCAAGGGTGCTAAAGTCGAGTTCCAGGATGCTCTAGTTTTGTTCTCTGAGAAGAAGGTCAGCAATGTGCAGACCATCATCCCTGCCTTGGAGCTGGCTAACCAGCAGAGGAAACCTCTGGTTATTATTGCCGAAGATGTTGATGGTGAGGCGCTTTCAACCTTGGTTGTGAACAGACTGAAGATTGGTCTGCAGGTAGCTGCTGTCAAGGCTCCCGGTTTCGGAGACAACCGCAAGGCTACCCTCAGTGACATGGCCATTGCTGCTGGTGGTGTTGTGTTTGGAGATGATGCCAATCTCATCAAACTTGAAGATGTGCAGCTCTCAGACCTTGGACAGGTTGGTGAAGTCACTATTACTAAGGATGACACCCTTCTTCTGAAAGGAAAGGGCAAGAAGTCTGACATTGACAGAAGGGCTGAGCAGATTCGAGACCAGATTGCCGACACTACTTCAGAGTATGAGAAGGAGAAGCTGCAAGAGCGCTTGGCACGCCTCGCCTCTGGCGTCGCTGTTCTCCATGTTGGAGGCTCCAGCGAGGTTGAGGTCAATGAGAAGAAGGACCGCGTCACTGACGCCCTGAACGCCACCCGTGCCGCTGTTGAGGAGGGTATTGTCCCCGGAGGTGGCTCAGCACTCCTCAGGTGCATTCCCACCCTTGACTCCCTCAAAACTGCTAACAGTGACCAGGCCACAGGAGTAGAAATCATCAAGAAGGCCCTAAGAATGCCATGCATGACCATCGCCAGCAATGCTGGCATTGATGGTTCCGTAGTTGTTGCTAAAGTTGAAGACTTGGGACCGGAGTTCGGATATGACGCCCTCAACAATGAATATGTTAACATGATTGAAAAGGGAATTATTGATCCCACCAAGGTTGTAAGAACAGCCCTTACTGATGCCAGCGGAGTAGCATCCCTATTGACCACAGCTGAGGCAGTCATCTGCGATATGCCTTCTGAGAAGGAACCTAACCCCATGGCTGGCATGGGAGGCATGGGCGGCATGGGAGGTATGGGAGGCATGATGTAA